The genomic stretch CCTTTTTTCCAGCCTCTCCTTTTCCATCTGTAATTTTGCAGGGTCTATTTGCTGCCCATAGGAGATCAAAACAGCATGTGCGTGAGTGCAGAGAAAGACTTGCATACTGCAAGTGAGAAGCATAATTGCAATGTACAAAGTTTCACGTGTATTTAGAAACATTACATGGTCCAGAAGTGCCTTCTGCTGTGCCTTCACGATTGTTCCAGCAAAACGCCGCTTAAGGATTGCTGCACGAAGGGCTTTGGTTGGTGACAAAGGTTCATCATGTATATAATTTCCATCTCCTGAATTCACATCACAAAAGCAGCACATTAGCACCATTATATGGAAACAAGAATTTTCTAAGTTACTAACTTTTACGTTATCATGACAAGTAAGGAATTAAACAGTAACCAGATGAAACAACATATGATAAAAAGAGAACAAGCCGAAAGAACCTTGCCCGTATGAAGGAAGAGGCGAAGTTGAAGTATCGCTGCAAGATCGAGACTCATTTCCTAAGATAGCAAATATGTGCATTAGCAAAGATAGAGAGCATTGAGTAAAATTATGTGGAATTATTGAACATACCAATCGACCGAGAGCTGTGCTCACTTGACTGCACCTTCGTTATCTTAGCGCTATCCTGAAGATAGAATACATGGCTTAGGAGAGGCAACTGGGAATTTGCTTCATTAATAATGTGCTATAAGACTAAGATAGAAATGCATCAAATAAAAATAAGGGAACTAATTGCCAATACCTTGGTGCAAGGGATAGAATGATTTAAAGAGGCCACTCTGCTAGCAGCTGCTTGCAAAGATGTATCTAAATTGAAAATGAATAAAAAAAACATCAATAATCATGGCAGAAAAGTGTAATAAAGAAAAGTTAATGGTGCAAAATGAAAAGTAATCACACCATTAACACCTTTGGACAAGGTCTGCCCCGAGCTCCGTACAGAAAACTTAATTTTTAGCTGCACACACAACATTAAATTAAAATTATATTGCTGTTAGAAGGACAAAAATAACACATCATCAAGTGAATGAAGGTCCCATGTGATCTTACTTTGGAGGATATTGCATCTGTCAATGTCTTCTTTGCAACTGAATTCGAGCATGAGACCAGCCCTCTAGAAACTACTGGCTTTGAATTGACAGCAGTACGAGCCTTAATTACCTTCATCTGCAGCTGCTCTGACGCCAGATTTCTGTCTCTCCAttttttttcatataatttccattCTGAATCGAACATTATATTCAGTTGTTCAGCTACTGTGTGAACCTGATTTCCGGGAGGATTATACTTCATTGCATTTGAAAATGTTAACCTCACATCTGCTGCAAACTCATCAGTGCCAAAATAGCTCTTGTTTGTGAGTTTCTTCTTAACAGTGCCCAAGTCCATTGGATTACGGATAACATCAAAGTAATCAGGAATCCCAAATAGGACTGGATCAACCGGTTGATGAAAAAGCCAACCACCTGGGTGATCCATGAGCTTCCCCAGAATAGTTCTACACACCCTTGTCTTGCTAGTGTTCATGCTTTTAACCTTGTTGTTAGAGGATGGCTGATGCTCACACAAAGAAATTGACGTCACCATAGATTTTTTAGACGGTTTACTTCTCTCAACCTCTGAATCTGTACCAGAATCTTCCGACCCACTGCTTATGTAAACTGACCTCCTCCTCTTACAGGCTTGTGAGGTCATTGTGTCTGGTTACAATTCTTACGTCCTGGTCTCAACAAATGACCAATAATTTCAAACTTGGTGATTCCTTCTCTGCTAGGCACACATGACATAGCACGTCTTCTCCGTCAGGTCTGGAAACATAATATTTGGTCAGAATCAACTGCTTAAGATGCCCAAACAAACAATTGGAATTGATTATGCACTATCCATTTTGAGGATAAAATGTTTATTTAACTTAACGAAACTCATGGTAGTATTGGTCAAATAAAATCTATGAAATAAGAGTACTAACTGCTCAAACAGACAATCAATAAATTTGGAAAGAGGATAGTAAGAAGTCAGCAGGAAACATGGAGTTAATTGCCTCCGTAATCTGCTCAAGCTGGAAAGTGGAAACAAGACAGAAGATAGCCAATCCTAGTAAATAGATATGTAACATGCTGGAGGTGTATCCTATGTGCACTTTTTATCACAAAAAAAAGCAAATCAGGGTATATACCTCAAGTATTCTTACTTGCATGCTTCATTCAAACAGCTAGTTGATATTTTCAAGATAATTAGCATAATGCATGTGAGTTGCTACGAAGCCAGTAGAAATAAAAAAGAAGGTTGGGCCACCAGCTTCCAAGATCGTCGAAAGACGTTGGTATCCTACAACTGCTGCTCACTTCCAGCAACAAAAGAGAGCAAAACAACGAGAAGTTATAGGCGGCGAGAAGTTGGAGCATCTGAAGCTACCATGGAAGGGCCATCGTaagattttaaaatttgaaacacACAAAGATGGGCATCAGGGACGAGGACCGCGATCATGCAGGAGGACGAGATCTTTGTCATGTTAGAGTAAATAGTGCTGTTTGCTCCTTTATGCTACAATACAAAACTGAGAGTTGGTTGGGCGAAGAAATCTAAAACCTAGAGTTGGAATCTGGATCCTACGCTTGTTTTTCTTTTACAAGAGTGTTGGTCCCCAACGTCAGTTAAATTGCATTTGTTTATTTCTGGCTTCTGCAAGGTTGTTGGTTTCAGGTGGAGTAATTGTGGAGGAGTGAACTCACCACCAAGCTCCAAACTTTATAACTAGGAAGAAAAGATGTTATGAGCAGATAAG from Lolium rigidum isolate FL_2022 chromosome 4, APGP_CSIRO_Lrig_0.1, whole genome shotgun sequence encodes the following:
- the LOC124707982 gene encoding transcription factor GTE9-like isoform X2, producing the protein MTSQACKRRRSVYISSGSEDSGTDSEVERSKPSKKSMVTSISLCEHQPSSNNKVKSMNTSKTRVCRTILGKLMDHPGGWLFHQPVDPVLFGIPDYFDVIRNPMDLGTVKKKLTNKSYFGTDEFAADVRLTFSNAMKYNPPGNQVHTVAEQLNIMFDSEWKLYEKKWRDRNLASEQLQMKVIKARTAVNSKPVVSRGLVSCSNSVAKKTLTDAISSKLKIKFSVRSSGQTLSKDTSLQAAASRVASLNHSIPCTKDSAKITKVQSSEHSSRSIGNESRSCSDTSTSPLPSYGQGDGNYIHDEPLSPTKALRAAILKRRFAGTIVKAQQKALLDHQIDPAKLQMEKERLEKRQQQEKERIEAQVKAAEAAAQFKLDEETRIKREQEREAARLALHMMKKTIDIDNSDFLKELEKMTKKWELNPPGKLIVDFVDGIDLPPDLGSPLERLGLFMKKDLEEEVEHEMDDSIAPSMVVDVEEGEIGCCG
- the LOC124707982 gene encoding transcription factor GTE9-like isoform X1 → MTSQACKRRRSVYISSGSEDSGTDSEVERSKPSKKSMVTSISLCEHQPSSNNKVKSMNTSKTRVCRTILGKLMDHPGGWLFHQPVDPVLFGIPDYFDVIRNPMDLGTVKKKLTNKSYFGTDEFAADVRLTFSNAMKYNPPGNQVHTVAEQLNIMFDSEWKLYEKKWRDRNLASEQLQMKVIKARTAVNSKPVVSRGLVSCSNSVAKKTLTDAISSKLKIKFSVRSSGQTLSKGVNDTSLQAAASRVASLNHSIPCTKDSAKITKVQSSEHSSRSIGNESRSCSDTSTSPLPSYGQGDGNYIHDEPLSPTKALRAAILKRRFAGTIVKAQQKALLDHQIDPAKLQMEKERLEKRQQQEKERIEAQVKAAEAAAQFKLDEETRIKREQEREAARLALHMMKKTIDIDNSDFLKELEKMTKKWELNPPGKLIVDFVDGIDLPPDLGSPLERLGLFMKKDLEEEVEHEMDDSIAPSMVVDVEEGEIGCCG